In one Microbulbifer pacificus genomic region, the following are encoded:
- a CDS encoding HAD hydrolase-like protein encodes MARYEWLLFDLDGTLSDPAEGFINCMNHALEQHDFAPCAAAVLTPHIGPPLEQTMVHLTGSSDEALIRSMVEKYRERYGETGYAENTLYPGVAEMLENLSQIEHTRLAVCTSKRADFAGRILEQFELHHYFEFVSGGDIGIAKWQQLERLLAEKRITSHALMIGDRHFDLSAAHRNNLPSAGVLWGYGSRRELLEHNPAYLFEAPNDLHETLAKHIESIAGNPNNATFRE; translated from the coding sequence ATGGCCCGTTATGAATGGTTGCTGTTTGACCTGGACGGCACATTGAGCGACCCCGCCGAGGGCTTCATCAACTGCATGAACCATGCCCTTGAGCAACACGATTTCGCCCCCTGCGCCGCCGCTGTACTCACACCTCATATAGGCCCGCCCCTGGAACAGACCATGGTACATCTGACCGGCAGCAGCGATGAAGCACTCATCCGTTCGATGGTGGAAAAGTACCGCGAGCGCTACGGTGAAACGGGATATGCGGAAAATACGCTCTACCCCGGTGTCGCCGAGATGCTGGAAAACCTGAGCCAAATCGAGCACACCCGCCTCGCTGTCTGCACCTCTAAGCGCGCGGATTTCGCCGGGCGAATTCTCGAACAGTTCGAACTTCATCACTACTTCGAATTTGTCAGTGGCGGCGATATCGGCATTGCGAAGTGGCAGCAACTGGAGAGACTGCTGGCGGAAAAACGCATCACTTCCCACGCACTTATGATCGGAGACCGTCACTTTGACCTGAGCGCGGCACACAGAAATAACCTGCCCTCCGCCGGCGTCCTGTGGGGATATGGCTCACGCCGGGAGCTGCTGGAGCACAACCCCGCATATCTGTTTGAAGCGCCCAATGACCTTCACGAAACCCTCGCAAAGCACATCGAATCCATTGCCGGGAACCCAAACAATGCGACTTTTCGCGAATAA
- the ybaK gene encoding Cys-tRNA(Pro) deacylase, which yields MTPAINSAINAKISYQIHEYTHDPAAESYGLEAAEKLGLEPHKVFKTLVVALDGKSLAVAILPVECQLSMKLIAKAAGAKKAAMADKNAVMRSSGYVLGGVSPLGQKKLLPTFLHSSAESESTIFVSAGRRGLEIELAPQDLLQLTRGRFAPLLI from the coding sequence ATGACACCGGCAATCAACAGCGCCATCAACGCAAAAATTTCCTATCAGATCCACGAATACACCCATGATCCCGCGGCAGAATCCTATGGACTGGAGGCCGCGGAAAAGCTTGGGCTTGAGCCACACAAAGTATTCAAAACGCTGGTGGTGGCGTTGGACGGAAAATCCCTTGCGGTGGCGATACTGCCGGTGGAATGCCAACTCAGCATGAAACTGATCGCCAAAGCCGCCGGGGCGAAAAAGGCGGCCATGGCCGACAAGAACGCGGTAATGCGCTCTTCCGGCTATGTACTCGGGGGCGTAAGCCCGCTGGGGCAGAAAAAACTCCTGCCCACCTTCCTGCACTCTTCCGCAGAATCCGAGTCGACCATCTTTGTCAGTGCAGGCCGACGGGGACTGGAAATTGAGCTGGCACCCCAAGACCTGTTACAACTGACCCGTGGCCGGTTCGCGCCGCTGTTGATCTGA
- a CDS encoding WD40/YVTN/BNR-like repeat-containing protein, translated as MIMRILLLLPFALPFVFASVCTTAAETEPKWRSSQLERKVSLRGSAVAEASLWVTGTENAVFKSLDGGGSWQDVSVVGQPPTDFRDIEVFDDRTAMVMGVGSGSESRLYLTQDGGAHWKLLYENPDATGFFDAIAFWNRNDGMLLGDPVEGYYVVMLTRDGGRSWSRVAQDHLPPMKPKEAAFAASGNTLIAGAGAGADGEAWFTTGGFAASVYSTADFGQSWTRMPVPLYAETATAGGYALAQNHKGQVFVLGGDFQNRPGEYPNLAALGDQGWYAVSAGQRGLRTAMSCVDELCVITGKTGSDVSFDHGANWQPLPGEGYYTLAAGRGVILAAGHDGRVATLTMADRVEP; from the coding sequence ATGATCATGCGAATACTCTTACTGCTCCCTTTTGCTCTGCCTTTTGTGTTTGCGAGTGTCTGTACCACTGCCGCCGAGACTGAGCCGAAATGGCGGAGCTCGCAGCTGGAAAGAAAGGTTTCGCTGCGCGGGAGTGCTGTCGCTGAGGCCAGTCTTTGGGTTACCGGTACGGAAAATGCCGTATTCAAAAGCCTGGATGGCGGCGGCTCCTGGCAGGATGTATCGGTTGTCGGGCAGCCACCTACCGACTTTCGCGACATTGAAGTGTTTGATGACCGCACCGCGATGGTAATGGGAGTTGGTAGCGGCTCCGAGTCGCGGCTTTACCTGACTCAGGATGGTGGGGCGCATTGGAAGCTGTTGTACGAAAATCCTGATGCCACCGGATTTTTTGACGCCATCGCTTTCTGGAATCGCAATGACGGTATGTTATTGGGCGATCCGGTTGAAGGCTATTACGTGGTTATGCTGACCCGCGATGGAGGGCGCAGCTGGTCGCGGGTTGCACAAGATCACCTGCCGCCCATGAAACCGAAGGAAGCTGCCTTCGCTGCCAGTGGTAACACGCTGATTGCCGGCGCCGGCGCCGGCGCCGACGGCGAAGCCTGGTTCACCACCGGTGGCTTTGCCGCGTCTGTTTATTCGACTGCGGATTTCGGCCAGAGCTGGACGCGCATGCCGGTGCCGCTTTATGCGGAAACCGCTACAGCTGGAGGTTACGCGCTCGCTCAGAATCACAAGGGACAGGTCTTTGTCCTGGGTGGGGACTTCCAGAATCGCCCTGGAGAATATCCGAATCTCGCGGCACTAGGGGATCAGGGCTGGTACGCAGTGAGCGCCGGTCAACGGGGACTGCGTACAGCCATGTCCTGTGTTGATGAGTTGTGTGTGATCACGGGAAAGACCGGCAGCGATGTTTCCTTCGATCATGGCGCTAATTGGCAACCGCTGCCCGGCGAAGGCTATTACACCCTGGCCGCGGGGCGGGGGGTTATTCTGGCCGCCGGGCACGATGGCCGGGTGGCAACACTCACGATGGCGGATCGCGTGGAGCCGTGA
- a CDS encoding aminoacyl-histidine dipeptidase produces the protein MSTIAALNPTPLWKHFAKLCEIPRPSKHEDQVVAYIVDFARNRGLDVALDQIGNVIIKKPATPGMEDRKTLAMQSHVDMVPQKNADTEHDFLTDSIKPYVDGEWVTAEGTTLGADNGIGVAAILALLESTDIPHPALEALLTIDEEAGMTGAKNLQPGHFEADLLLNLDTEDEGELYVGCAGGVDVNVSLPYSAESMPAGHQAFKLSVRGLRGGHSGLDIDKGRGNANKIANRIIDTALRQVPELRIASLDGGSLRNAIPRESFSVITVPAEKAVQLLDIAQQASAVIKTELDGEAKLEITLEPTGAPASVMDADAQLKLIRTIRCCPSGVERMSTALEGIAETSNNLARVVTETENGNSRVRIQCLVRSLSDTARDEHGLNVAAAFQLAGAHTSLDNAYPGWTPNMKSPLLALMKDVYKEMEGKEPEVKVIHAGLECGLLAKPYPNWDMVSFGPTIRRAHSPEERVHIQSVANFWDYFLKVVAAIPAAK, from the coding sequence ATGTCGACCATCGCAGCGCTCAATCCCACACCTCTGTGGAAACATTTCGCCAAGCTGTGTGAAATCCCGCGCCCATCCAAACACGAAGACCAGGTCGTTGCCTACATCGTCGATTTCGCCAGAAATCGTGGTCTCGATGTAGCGCTGGACCAGATTGGCAATGTCATCATCAAGAAACCGGCCACCCCGGGCATGGAAGACCGTAAAACGTTGGCCATGCAGAGCCATGTAGACATGGTGCCGCAAAAAAATGCCGACACCGAGCACGACTTCCTCACCGATTCCATCAAGCCCTATGTCGATGGCGAATGGGTAACCGCGGAGGGCACCACCCTCGGCGCCGATAACGGTATCGGCGTGGCGGCTATCCTCGCACTGCTGGAGTCCACCGATATTCCACACCCCGCTCTCGAAGCGCTGCTGACCATTGATGAAGAAGCCGGAATGACTGGCGCCAAGAACCTGCAGCCGGGCCATTTTGAAGCGGATCTGCTGTTAAACCTGGACACCGAGGACGAAGGTGAGCTCTACGTGGGTTGCGCTGGCGGTGTAGACGTGAATGTTTCCCTGCCCTATTCCGCGGAATCCATGCCCGCCGGGCACCAGGCGTTCAAGCTGAGCGTACGCGGCCTGCGTGGCGGTCACTCCGGACTGGATATCGACAAGGGGCGCGGCAATGCCAACAAGATTGCCAACCGCATCATCGACACGGCTTTGCGGCAAGTGCCCGAATTGCGCATTGCCAGCCTCGACGGCGGCAGCCTGCGCAACGCCATTCCACGCGAATCGTTCAGCGTCATCACCGTGCCCGCCGAGAAGGCTGTGCAACTGCTAGATATCGCGCAGCAGGCGTCAGCTGTCATCAAGACGGAGCTGGATGGCGAAGCCAAACTGGAAATCACACTGGAGCCAACCGGGGCGCCGGCATCGGTAATGGACGCAGATGCCCAACTGAAACTGATCCGCACCATCCGCTGCTGCCCAAGTGGGGTCGAGCGTATGAGCACCGCGCTGGAGGGGATTGCCGAAACCTCCAACAACCTGGCCCGCGTTGTCACTGAAACAGAGAACGGGAACAGTCGCGTGCGCATCCAGTGCCTGGTCCGCAGTCTCTCCGATACAGCGCGCGATGAGCACGGCCTCAACGTGGCCGCCGCCTTCCAGCTCGCCGGTGCCCACACAAGCCTTGACAACGCCTACCCGGGATGGACTCCGAATATGAAATCGCCATTGCTGGCGCTGATGAAAGATGTCTATAAGGAAATGGAAGGGAAAGAGCCAGAAGTCAAAGTGATCCACGCCGGACTTGAATGCGGCCTGCTGGCCAAGCCCTATCCCAACTGGGATATGGTCTCCTTCGGCCCCACCATCCGCCGCGCACATTCACCGGAAGAACGGGTACACATCCAGAGCGTGGCGAATTTCTGGGATTACTTCCTGAAGGTCGTCGCTGCGATTCCCGCTGCTAAATAA
- a CDS encoding VacB/RNase II family 3'-5' exoribonuclease, whose amino-acid sequence MLNADALKQLTQLKTEIRSTKEFAEGRVRGSSGKFGFVVLDDGREAFLPPAEMDRVFPGDRVRVSLSEEEQGKLSAELDQLIASDLTYMVGQYIQRGQGHFIQPSEQGLSRWIFLPPKARGKAQPGEFIACSITRHPFKDGKSQAKVESVIGKPDMAGIEHAFIVAQHRLPKRFSQAALEQAATIPEKLEALCAERKDLSELGFVTIDAETTRDMDDALAVTQAEDGWILHIAVADPSSLIEPGSPLDKEAHQRANSVYLAGETLPMLPASLCENSFSLLAGELRPALVLHITIGGDGALNGFEYEFAAIRSRHKLSYNQVARFIEGDDSAVPADQHQSLRLLDALSKARAGYRAGHSLMMEDRPDYDLILNEQRKIERIEKLERTVAQRMVEEAMLATNICAGQKLAELNAGCFSIHLGFRDERMAEIRALLKDTLPTYVEQDLHQLDVYLKLVKELEAHDDAEMKNVLAVLKRMLRPGELSNKAAPHLGLGLAHYATVTSPIRKFNDLHNHRVLRTAQAGNPLPSFNDQQSEILQQQVATGRQADRALQQWLYCQYLESKIGETFTGTITLVNGAGIGVRMEENGINGFVRFNGKKNPFEFDGKRLRITRGEERFQLDQKVPVKVSAVDIDKRRIALELVADTQEERLDSTPEQADSTAG is encoded by the coding sequence ATGCTGAATGCCGATGCCCTCAAACAGCTGACACAGCTGAAAACCGAAATCCGCTCCACCAAGGAATTTGCCGAGGGGCGAGTACGCGGCAGCAGCGGGAAATTCGGGTTTGTGGTGCTGGATGACGGTCGCGAAGCGTTTCTGCCGCCGGCGGAGATGGATCGGGTCTTCCCGGGCGACCGGGTGCGTGTGAGTCTGAGTGAAGAAGAACAGGGCAAACTCTCCGCGGAGCTGGACCAGCTGATTGCGTCGGACCTGACCTATATGGTGGGTCAGTACATCCAGCGAGGTCAGGGCCACTTTATCCAGCCCAGTGAACAGGGGCTGTCGCGCTGGATCTTCCTGCCCCCCAAGGCGCGGGGCAAGGCACAGCCGGGAGAGTTCATCGCCTGTTCCATCACTCGTCACCCGTTCAAGGACGGCAAGTCCCAGGCGAAGGTCGAGAGTGTCATCGGCAAGCCGGACATGGCTGGCATCGAACATGCGTTTATCGTCGCGCAGCACCGCCTGCCAAAACGGTTTAGCCAGGCTGCCCTGGAGCAAGCGGCAACCATCCCGGAAAAACTGGAAGCGCTGTGTGCCGAACGCAAGGATCTTTCCGAGCTGGGTTTCGTCACGATCGACGCCGAAACCACCCGGGATATGGACGACGCGCTGGCCGTTACCCAGGCGGAAGATGGCTGGATCCTGCACATCGCGGTTGCCGACCCTTCGAGCCTGATTGAACCCGGCTCGCCACTTGATAAGGAAGCACACCAGCGCGCCAACAGTGTTTACCTGGCCGGCGAAACCCTGCCGATGCTGCCGGCGAGCCTGTGCGAAAACAGTTTCTCTCTGTTGGCGGGCGAGCTGCGTCCGGCCCTGGTGCTACACATCACCATCGGTGGCGACGGCGCTCTCAATGGCTTCGAGTACGAATTCGCCGCCATTCGCTCCCGCCACAAACTGAGCTACAACCAGGTGGCTCGCTTTATCGAAGGTGATGACAGTGCGGTACCCGCGGACCAACACCAGAGCCTGCGCCTGCTGGATGCGCTGAGTAAAGCGCGTGCCGGCTACCGTGCAGGCCACTCCCTGATGATGGAAGACCGTCCCGATTACGACCTGATCCTGAACGAACAGCGCAAAATCGAGCGCATCGAAAAGCTGGAGCGCACCGTCGCCCAGCGCATGGTGGAAGAAGCCATGCTCGCGACCAACATCTGTGCAGGGCAAAAACTGGCAGAACTCAACGCCGGTTGCTTCTCCATCCACCTGGGCTTTCGCGACGAGCGTATGGCGGAAATCCGCGCGCTGCTGAAAGATACCCTGCCCACCTACGTGGAACAGGATCTGCACCAGCTGGACGTGTACCTGAAACTGGTGAAGGAACTCGAAGCGCACGATGACGCGGAAATGAAAAATGTCCTGGCGGTGCTAAAGCGCATGTTGCGCCCGGGCGAGCTGTCCAACAAAGCGGCCCCCCATCTGGGCCTGGGCCTTGCGCATTACGCCACCGTCACCTCGCCCATCCGCAAGTTCAACGATCTGCACAACCACCGTGTACTACGCACTGCCCAGGCCGGAAACCCGCTGCCGTCGTTCAATGACCAACAAAGTGAAATCCTGCAGCAGCAGGTTGCCACCGGTCGTCAGGCGGACCGCGCATTGCAACAGTGGCTCTACTGCCAGTATCTGGAAAGCAAGATTGGCGAGACATTTACCGGCACGATCACCCTGGTGAACGGCGCGGGTATCGGTGTGCGCATGGAAGAGAATGGGATCAATGGCTTTGTACGTTTCAACGGCAAAAAAAATCCATTCGAATTTGACGGCAAGCGACTGCGAATCACCCGCGGCGAAGAACGCTTCCAACTGGATCAGAAAGTTCCGGTAAAAGTAAGCGCGGTGGATATCGACAAGCGCCGTATCGCACTGGAGCTGGTGGCTGATACCCAGGAAGAGCGCCTGGACTCTACACCGGAACAGGCCGATAGCACGGCCGGATAA